The sequence taaaatgtgtgtcccccccagtaacttctaaaataacagaatgataaaactaaaaaaaatatatgacgtacattaccatgtaaacttccaccgaaaattggtttgaacgagatctagtaagtagttttttttttaatacgtcataaatcgcctaaatacggaacccttcatgggcgagtccgactcgcacttggccgctttttttaagaagtgtcgctagggtcccctagacccataatatggtggaaagattcgctggctatggatgaggtactggtggctcagatggcagagcgctggagtatctatCCAGAGGCCGATAGTTTAAATCTCACCCTAGACAGCAattattccacttttaaatttattataagattacatcaaattagtttaaaaaatattatttcaactTTGCACAGTTTTATCTAGAAGGACGAAAGAGAATGACATGCATACATGAGATAAATGGGGTCCCAAAAAGTTTTCAGGGCCACTACAGGCGACCATACAAAAGGTTCAGAATCGTACAGCCTGGAGACTGCTCTCCATTGTCAAGGGAACCCACAATTTGTCAGTCATTAACACACAGCAAAACGTACAGGTCAATTCACAAGAGCTGAcacgaatggaatgaacgagtgaatgaaaatatctgTGTGTATCACATTACCCAATAAAATGGTGGCTCTGACAGTATACTGACACAGAGTGTCACTAAAACAATGCATgtttcgttcatttcattcgtGTCACCTTTCGAAAGTgaacctggcggcctagccaaggtgacaatcgcttgcgcttcgccatcgaatcgctttgtgtctctttatattattgtgacagtgacagttgcatttcgattgccccgtagacaacatgacaatcgctaacgctccgtgttagcgattgtcatgttgtctacggggccagcttTCGAGAGTGAACCTGTACATATCATTATACtgtttgttaatttattatgtGTATAATATGGACTATTTATCTGCAATAAaggttacaattacaattatcCATGTGTACCCATCTGTACCCAGATATCCACGTGGTATCTGGGTACCCAGTGTACCCACCTTAGGCAGAGCAGCAATAAACGAATGCACATTGGCTTCCTTAGCGGCCTGCACTATCTGTTCAATAGGAACTGTCCTCGTGTTGTCTCCATACGCGATGTTTTCCGCTATAGTGCGGTCGAAGAGGACTGGCTCCTGCGACACGATGCCGAGGTTGCGGCGGAGAGTGGACAGGCGCATGTCTGCTGTGACGCTGTAGTCGTCCAGGTACtggaaaacaaaacaataaaaaaaaaaaaattatttcaggCCTTGAGTCCATACACTTACAACTAACTAACTACAAactaaatttaacttaaaaacaaagttttgtacggaacactaataatATGAGCTAGACTATAAACAGTGTTTGACAGGAGCCAGGCACATACACCGGTAATAACTACATACACTCATGTGTATGTAGCCACCACCGAGTGTACCCCGGCCCAGTGCGCAAGAAGCTGACTGTCCATCCTGTCCGCTATAACAGTCAGGAGACTGTTGCGACTGTCccgacaatacaatacaaatactctttattgcacacctcaatacaaGCAAGCAGGAATACAAGCAAGACAATTGGGATTTaaaggaaacaaaacaaaagtcaGCCTTCATGTTCTGGCAAATTGTAGATAAGTAGATAACTGTAATATTTCGGGTTTAAAAAATCTATGGCCATGATTTATCATGAGATTATGGGTCAAACTGAAGTGCTTTctctatatttcggggatcttggaaacggctctaacgatttcgatgatatttgctatatgggggggggggggaacgacattttccgagcgaagctcggtctccccGATATTACAAAATCTAAGTACGTTAAGAAATAAACGGATAGTCACATGGTAATTAATAGCCCACCAACTAAACTATTATGTGGATTTGTAGAATTAAGGTCTCACCAAGTCACCATTCGACTTGAAACAACGAATaagtatatgtgacgttatcgacgaaaagggaccttattgtcgatggcgcttacgccattgttaacgatgctccgatataaatacaatgccgcgggacgctgtgcggcgtaagcgccatcgacagtaaggtcccttttcgtagataatgccccatatttgaACGTACCGCCATCCCGTCCTCCGGGTCGTATAGCCGCTGCAGCAGCTGCATCAGCGTGGACTTGCCGCAGCCGCTCGGGCCCACCAGCGCTATCCTCTTGCCGCTAGGGATCTAAAAACATACAACGCattccatcagagaagggtccttaatGCTTCATGTGCATAAGGACACTTCtttgatggaaagccacatataacctGCAGGCGTGTACGATGTAGGAGACGATTTTGGCAATAGCATCTGCTTTGTTTAAACTGCTGCACGAAATCCAGGATGAATTCAAATTGCTTTCAATTATGCAAGAACATCACGTTAGGTTTAGACTGAGCAATTTTTAATTTcctcaattttattgtatggaatgtGCATGAAAGTTGTATAATGTAAATGGGCCTTTACTGTCGATCAAGAATAGCATGTTAAACTGTTTTGAGAAAGATTTCACGTTACGGTACCTCCAGTGAAAGTCCGCGCAGAACCTCCACTTCCATCCGGGTCGGGTAGCGGAACCTTATGTTCTTGTACTGGATCTTTCCTTTCGCGACCTGTAAGATAACGTATTGTTGACCGGTGGACCCTTCAATGTATTAGAAAAGTTATTTGGCTTATAGTACATAAGGGTGTTCCAACATTAATTGACGACATAAGTCAGATATGTCAGTCGCGTCATCAGAGCAATAGCAAAGGAATAATAAAAGGAGTAATAGAATAGTGAGGTTTTAACTTTTAACACAGTCGCTTTGAAGTTGGGTCCCAAGTTCCCAACGCCAGCGCCATCCAGGAGCCGAAGACGAGAGTTTCAGATACCTTGGAAGTTACCTAGGCCTCCCTTAATTAATAAGAAGTTATTGAAGTAGGGACAATCTAACAAAATGAGCGGTATGAGGTTCTTGTTAGTACAAACGAACGACAAGTAACGCAACACTATAGAGTGCGTCTAAGCTCACTCTGCACAACTTTGTCATTATAAGTTatgaaaattaaactaaagttaTATATAGGTGTAGACGAAGTTACCTTGGACCCGGAAATTGTGGGAACCAAATCGTTATTAGCCAGTTtttaggttatttatttattttatgaaaatgtgtaacgatacatatattttacatttataatgACACCGCCACACTTTCTTATTGCGAATGccatgcaaagttagcttggtccgactctatgtGCGTCGCTACGTCAATtgacatatgtaggtatgtatgtatgtataaactctttattgtacaaaacacagaacacaaatttatggcacaggataggcagtacaaaggcgaacttatccctttaaggactttattttaaattaccaTTACTTCAACCAGCCTTGGCCTAAATGATGGCTACTCACATAGTCTGCAGGCACGGAGGGGGCGTGTGTGCTGTCGATGAGCGGCTTGCGCTCGAGCAGCTGGAAGACTCGACCAGCCGCCAGCACAGCCGCTCCGAAGTTGGGGGCAAACGCCAGCGCCTGCCCCATCATCCAGGAGCCGAAGACCAGGGCTTCTGATACCCTGGAACAGAGAATAAAGTGTAATATATCtcggagaccgagctttgctcggaaaacatatgaaaactcaaaaacgcgcgttttcccagagataagacgaCCGATCTGGCCTagtaggtagtgaccctgcctgtgaagccgcagtcctgggttcgaatcccggtaagggcatttatttgtgtggtgagcacagatatttgttcctgagtcttggttgttttctatgtttttaagtatttgtatattttatacatcgttgtctgagtacccacaacacaagctttcttgagcttaccgtggcttagtcaatttgtgtaaaaatgtcctataatatttatttatttataagaccatcttttgacagaaaattaaaactgttagaacgccatttgactttgatccttattctttcactgatatgtgttaatttgttaaatattgaaattaacgtcaTCTAAgtactcgacagtaggccaaaggttatggcgccatcgccaccgcgcgaaaagattgcaccataatttactttgacaatccgcctctaccTATTTCATATTCTCTTTGCCTGgaacataataataaaacggGCAACATTTTTAGGGAACGTACCGCAATCACAATGGTGTACGTGAAACGTTTTGTGGATCGGACGGATCGAAGATGGATCGTGACACCAGGCCGACCGTAACACGTAGAATTATACGCCCAATCAAATTACTACGGAAATCATTTTAGTGTctatgtttttttatgatataagagGCAAATGAGCAAccaaatcgcctgatggtaagcggttaccctCACCCATGGACATCAGaggggttgcaagcgcgtttcCGGCCTTTAAAATGGGGGGTACGCTTGTTTCTCGCTGTTGGCAACGAACGCCGCAGTACCACAGCGAGAGAACGTATTGCCGGCGGCGAGCGCGGTCTGCCCGTAGGCGAACACACAGCCGCTTTTATAGCACGTGTCTGAAAGACTTACTTTATGACATCCTTGTACGGCACCTCGTGGTTGGCAACAAGTACGCCGCCGTACCACAGCGAGAGAACGTAGCCGGCGGCGAGCGCGGTCTGCCCGAAGGCGAACACACAGCCGCTTTTATAGCACGTGTCTGAAAGACTTACTTTATGACATCCTTGTACGGCACCTCGTGGTTGGCAACAAGTACGCCGCCGTACCACAGCGAGAGAACGTAGCCGGCGGCGAGCGCGGTCTGCCCGAAGGCGAACACACAGCCGCTTTTATAGCACGTGTCTGAAAGACTTACTTTATGACATCCTTGTACGGCACCTCGTGGTTGGCAACAAGCACGCCGCCGTACCACAGTGAGAGAGCGTAGCCGGCGACGGGCGCGGTCTGCCCGAAGGCGAACACACAGCCGCTTTTATAGCACGTGTCTCAAAGACTTACTTGATAACATCCTTGTACGGCACCTCGTGGTTGGCAACAAGGACACCGCCGTACCACAGCGAGAGAGCGTAGCCGGCGACGGGCGCGGTCTGCCCGAAGGCGAACACACAGCCGCGCCAGCGAACGCTTTTCATAGAGGTCTTCGCGGCCGCCCGACCCGCCTCCACGTAGCGTTGGATCACGCCTTCCTCGCCACCTGCCGGCCAGATTTGTTTAGAACAAGGTTTCGCGTATAAACCGGGGGCCTAGTCAAGATGGCAATCGGTAACGGGACGCCCTGGTCTGAGAAAATTAAGGTAACTGCATGCGAGCTTCAAACGTGCATACCCACTTTATAAATGGAATTAATTCaagtgggtatgcacttttgcagcttaaCAAACCCTTATATTATAGTTTATTATCGTCATCTATCGAGAACTATTTTCCGTGTACGGGACAAACAGTGAAAAATTCCAAACATTCACTTACAGAACGCCGACACGATTCTAATATTATTTAGAGATGGCTTACGTCGCTATATAGTTAATAACTTTGTGCGAGGCCTTCGGCATGATGCCTATGCCCTCACTACTAAATAGACCGAACAATTCCAAGCACCCCAAACATTCACTTACAAAACGCCGACATGGTGCTAATGTTAGAGATGGCTTCCATCGCTATAGTAGTCGCGTTGTGTGAGGCCTTCAGCACGATGCTTACGCATGCCCTCACTACCAAATAGACCGAACAATTCCAAGCATCCCAAACATTCACTTACAAAACGCCGACATGGTGCTAAAAGATTCACATACAAAACGCCGACACGGTTCTAACATTATATTAGAGATGGCCTCCGTCGCTATAGTGGTCGCCTTGTGTGTGGACATCAGCATGATGCCTATGCATGCCCTCACTACCAAATAGACCGAACAATTCCAAGCATCCCAAACATTCACTTACAAAACGCCGACATGGTGCTAAAAGATTCACTTACAAAACGCCGACACGGTTCTAATGTTAGAGATGGCCCCCGTCGCTATAGTGGTCGCCTTGTGTGTGGACATCAGCATGATGCCTATGCATGCCCTCACTACCAAATAGACCGAACAATTCCAAGCATCCCAAACATTCACTTACAAAACGCCGACATGGTGCTAAAACTTTCACTTACAGAACGCCGACACGGTTCTAATGTTAGAGATGGCCTCCGTCGCTATAGTAGTCGCGTTGTGTGAGGCCTTCAGCATGATGCTGATGCCCTCGGCCAGCACGCGGCCCTCCAGCACGACGGCGCCGATGACCATGGGCACGGACACCAGCGACACCAGGGTCATCTTCCACGTGAAGTACATGGAAAGCGCAATGCCGATTATTATTGTAGCGCCGGCTTGCATTAAAGCGCCGATTCGGGTGCCGGTTGCCTGGAAAAAAAAAGGTAAGTTACTTAATTGTTTGGTTTTTCTGACAAAACATTTCAAATATAAGTGACatcaaaaatagttatttgtacaacaagagatcaaagtttgatatttcttcgagtgcttattttgagtcccgtgcaagcgaaagattctatactagattcacgagcgtagcgagtgaatgtaatttagaatcttgagcgtagttaagggactcaaaagcgcacgagatgtaaataactttgatctcgtgtagattacataacttttcacctcagcagtgagactGAGTgagctcactgagtgagcaaaatcgaattttgctcattttgtctcactcggtgagcaaaatgcgattttgctcactgtttttaagtaccaaagtacccttgttcgagctgctgaggtgaaaaagtaatTTACCCCTTGCACGGCGGCGGCGTCGGCAGCGAGTCGGCCGCACAGCGCGCCCACGCCGTTCGCCGGGTCGTCGAACCATCCAATCTCCTGCTTTAACATAGCGGCAAAAGCTGCTaccctgaaataaaaatatatgaccGTGACCTATGCAAACTTTAtatgaaaaaatatgaaagttgaAGGTTCGGACCGGAAATACCGCGAGCGAcggttcattccacagtttaaaggcctgtgcacaccggctgcgtgtgcgtgacgtgcaccgttggatgttggagccgcacacgcacacgtcacgcaagcggtgtgccgtctctcataaggatctgtatactacaacgccgtacgcgcacgtgcacgtcacgcacacgcagccggtgtgcacaggccttaatacTTATAGCTGCggggcaggaagtttctggagaaactcacagttgaggactgctaTGCTATGctaaccatctaagtggtgaaaaTGGAAATTACGCCGCATAGAACGATGGCGGAAGGAAGCGGCTGAGATTACCTAACCCGTCTTActagcttggaggatataaccaaatggAGACGCCTTCTGTAATTTTCCGTATAAAAcagccgatttttgcggggaggggcacgtcaaaatgtaacgtaaaaatagccgtcatataaacgtcagtccgtacaatgtgtatgaccattggtcaTAGAAGTTTCGaaagaggggaacgcctgttaatggccaAGACGTGAACAATTTTTCCATTCAACTACCTGCATTACTATGCTGTACGGTTaacatcagtttgtcactgacataaacgccgtcgagaacgtaatttactttctatgggATGTATAGaagtgtcagtgacaaactgatggtaaccgtactgttgTATATGATACCTGAGCCTCGCCGTGAGCCGCACGCCCGTCACGTTGAAGATGTAGATCTGCAGGTATATGCCGACGCCCGTGAGGACTCCCACGCCAATGAACATTAGCGCTATTTTGTTGGTTTCACTCATTACGTAGCCCTCGTTGGTGCTTTCCAGCAACTATAACAACAAGTTCATTAAAGACGTAATCTTttggacgccgtgtcaaacacaaaagctgtcacgctggcgccacgtcaccgaagtgtcaaaactgaaattgaactttatgcatatgcacgtaggtctatgttgctctgtggtctgtgactgtctgtctttggcgttgaacctacggtgcggatatattggtcattggcgtccaaaaggttaaagctaTTTGTACCTACTAATGAAAATCACAAATGCGGTATTGAGCATTAGTAAGACCTCATCGttatcacatacatatataaagtttaacaaTGGTTCTGAGcattatgtttattaaattgttTGTACTAACACTAACAGAAATCGATGGAACGTATATGTCTTCGTAGTGAGGACGATCGTATGTACTGACCTGTTTTCAACTAGCCAAAATGTGGTCGAAAACACACAATAAACAAATTGGGAAGAATTACGAAAATTCATGCGTCTCTATTGCTGGTGTTTTGCAGGTGCACCTCTATTGCGCTTATCCCTAAGTGCTTGCCCTAAATTCCTGAAGATAAGATATATCTGACCAGCAGGGTATACCCTGCTGAATCAACTTACCCCATAAGTTTCCCCAAACAGTATAGCGAACATCGGGAAAGACGCGCCAACAGCAATGGCCGCGACTATCCCAGCCACCATCAGCCATTTCTCTGGTTCACACAGCTTCAGGATCTGCCAGGTTGAAGGCTTATACTCTTTAGGGCCTTGCTCATCCCCGGGCAGACTGTCTTCCGACCCTGAGTCTTGCGAAGCTGTGCTTTGGATGGACTCTACTGATGCTAGTTTCTCGAGTTTTGGTCTTCGGACTGTGGCGTCTGTGAACAAGAAAACTCTTGAGAAACGGTGTAAATCGTAAACGTAATAGgggccgtgcgcgttggagggtctgccatcttgtaaCCTGAATCGGAAATAAGAACTATACGTTGACACTTCACGCTAAAGCAAATGCATGCCCTCTACAGTTCACGCACGTTTTCTTGTGCATTGTAcattctgccatcttgtgggttATATTGAAAGCTTAGCTTCTTTCTGTATGTTTGTCAATGTATGTGTCTCTTGTGTGTCTCGCCTTAACTTACGTTTCCCCGGGCCCTTTCCAGCCTGATCCTCAGCACCGGGCGCCATACTAGGCTCGTTCATGAGTACCAGCTGGTAATACCGGCCCTTTAGCTTCAACAGTTCTTCATGGGTGCCTTCCTCCACCACCTCGCCTTTATCGATGAATATGATGCGGTGCGCGTTCAGGACGGTGGCCAGTCTGTGTGCAAATTAACGCTAGTCAATAACTACTATGTACTTACACACGTACATGTAGGTACGTTTACCACGATAGTTTAACAAGCTTACGACCgccgtaggtatatatataaatttcgATATTACTAAAGTTCTCCCagtattttgatgtgaaatgttatttttgtaaaatagtaaaacctttatatacttacctacctgtGGCGCACTATAATATGGTGGTTAAGTTtctaaatttgaaataaatgtgCGATTTCAGATAAACCTCGACCATCCTCTATTTCATTCTATTACTTTCGCTGAACATATAGTTGGtccaaccaatttgtcagtcagcaagaaccaggaaaactatactcatccttttattttgggtgctagtactagtgtaagacaaagatagtatgattctctctgtctatgtttgaaatgagacagtcctttgataaaCTATACCTGTGGCTGACCATAACGGTGGTCCGGCCATGCGCCGCAGCGTCCAGCGCGCGCTGGACTTTGGCCTCGCTGTGCGAGTCCAGCGCCGACGTTGCCTCGTCCAGCAGCAGGATCTTAGGCCTCCGCACTAGCGCCCTGGCTATGGCTATCCTTTGCTTCTGGCCTCCGGACAGCTGGGCGCCTCTTTCGCCGATTAGTGTGTTGTAGCCCTGTAAATAGGAAATTGTAAAACAATCAATAAGAATAAAATTACCAAGATAGGCACAGTAGTAGAAAATCTTTAATTTGAAAGATACATTAGATGTTATTACTTGATAATATAAGGGTGTGAATAAAGATAGGTAGAGACGAAAGCTAATGGATAGGCAATATTAATATGAAACCCAAGCAAACTTTTATATTGAAAAGAAAGGAAAGCATAGTGAGACTTACGTCCGGCAGTTTCTTGATAAAAGCATGGCAGTATGCTTGTTTGGCAGCGACGTATATTTCCTGGTCCGTACACGACGGGTTACTCATCCTGGAACAGAATTTGAGAGTGAAAAACAAGGGAAACGACTTATGTCCTTCACAGTCTGGTTCTTATTGACAATTTGCTGTCAAGTTTCATCTGATAATCCCAATTCACTGTACATTACTTAGTCTAGCA comes from Cydia amplana chromosome 15, ilCydAmpl1.1, whole genome shotgun sequence and encodes:
- the LOC134654464 gene encoding multidrug resistance protein homolog 49-like; this translates as MKRDESIRSIRRYSGQRRTSTQGPALGIGWRQNSLTISTLAQQNAYLTEKLQEEEPEYGEATSFTKLFRFAKPWELFLLFIGIIMASLNGLSVPVGVIVYGEFTSLLIDRTVMTGTSTPTWSIALFGGGRILTNASREENRKALIEDSQAFGIGCAAFALLQFVVAAISVDLFNYVALKQIVRVKEKFLRAVLRQDISWYDMNTTMNFATKVSDDVEKYRDGIGEKIPMLVYLVMSFVTAIIISLFYGWELTLVVLSCTPIIIATTAVVAKVQSSLTTQELKAYSVAGVIAEEVLSAIRTVIAFGGEAKEIKRHVVLLEPAKKTGMRKGMWSGIGSGVMWLIIYATYALSFWYGVWLILGSRLEPTPTYTPAVLMIIFFSILQGAQNVGLTSPHLEAISSARSSAGSIFEVLDRKPTIDSLSAEGEKPELGGDLELKDVYFRYPARSDVSVLNGINLKINPNETVALVGSSGCGKSTVLQLLQRMYDPDSGAVSASDHDLRNINVRHLRDHIAVVGQEPVLFAGTIMENIRMSNPSCTDQEIYVAAKQAYCHAFIKKLPDGYNTLIGERGAQLSGGQKQRIAIARALVRRPKILLLDEATSALDSHSEAKVQRALDAAAHGRTTVMVSHRLATVLNAHRIIFIDKGEVVEEGTHEELLKLKGRYYQLVLMNEPSMAPGAEDQAGKGPGKHATVRRPKLEKLASVESIQSTASQDSGSEDSLPGDEQGPKEYKPSTWQILKLCEPEKWLMVAGIVAAIAVGASFPMFAILFGETYGLLESTNEGYVMSETNKIALMFIGVGVLTGVGIYLQIYIFNVTGVRLTARLRVAAFAAMLKQEIGWFDDPANGVGALCGRLAADAAAVQGATGTRIGALMQAGATIIIGIALSMYFTWKMTLVSLVSVPMVIGAVVLEGRVLAEGISIMLKASHNATTIATEAISNIRTVSAFCGEEGVIQRYVEAGRAAAKTSMKSVRWRGCVFAFGQTAPVAGYALSLWYGGVLVANHEVPYKDVIKVSEALVFGSWMMGQALAFAPNFGAAVLAAGRVFQLLERKPLIDSTHAPSVPADYVAKGKIQYKNIRFRYPTRMEVEVLRGLSLEIPSGKRIALVGPSGCGKSTLMQLLQRLYDPEDGMAYLDDYSVTADMRLSTLRRNLGIVSQEPVLFDRTIAENIAYGDNTRTVPIEQIVQAAKEANVHSFIAALPKGYETRLGARASHLSGGQKQRIAIARALVRNPRVLLLDEATSALDTHSEKIVQEALDKASEGRTCLIIAHRLATIQNADMIVVVDQGVVAEKGTHRELIALKGIYAKLYELQVGIVEESEENLSGETA